A single genomic interval of uncultured Desulfobulbus sp. harbors:
- a CDS encoding EAL domain-containing protein, translating into MSSKTTDSQSKGMLSRFVRRLLQPLLSRQRSVRWHIITLFSLTTALVILLSGAAIYQVVYRTMRDNMMERLAATTLSVKEVIENAAHLAIRNHLQTIARVNLDTLSFLEEQVQAGTISRESAMNQAARLFLHQRIGDQGYVYVINSRGVLQVHPVNGMVGKDFSRESFVHQQMVRKHGLLDYVWKNPGEPKARAKTLAMAYFAPWDWIVSVTSYRHEFNFLARDLRNGLKAHHFGKTGYAFILSGSGEVILHPWLVGNVHTAGIQAMETLFERMLHLKNGQFDYLWQDGGAKAKQRKIVFFHYIPELDWIVASTVYEQEMLQPLVKLGWIIGTIMVCALLVVIPLGFSLGNRITRPLARLAGQMRQAVGGDLEVVAEEDGLGEIGQLGRHFNRYVDRLRSSNRKILAEINDRRAAQQQLLIYRNAVEQALEGIVITDLQANILAVNKAFSEITRYDADEACGQHVRLLCSGRHDRSFYQQLWHELLQTGRWSGEVWNRRKNGEIYPQILSISAIRDPHQMVTHYVGLFHDITEIKRQEEHIIHQAYHDSLTGLPNRRLAMDRIEVSIAHVRRGGTKLAVLSLDLDNFKNINDSLGHASGDTLLLQVTNRLVSQVREEDTVARLGGDEFLLLVAAISSEELVISLIQRLLKCLAAPFQVDNQELFVSASIGVAFFPRDGANAETLIKHADIAMYQAKNQGKNSHCLFTPDLSERISYLRQLDSKLRQAVANRELTVFFQPKIDPYAGQVVGAEALVRWPQEDGSLVNPAEFIPLAEETGLIVAIGQQVLEQACMLLAAINHQSRQPLSVSVNLSPLQFMQSDLVEQILSILDRYKVPPGQLELEITETAMMSNLAKTVDTLNQLVAAGLFIAIDDFGTGYSSLSYLKRFPIGTLKIDRSFVRDITHDPNDAQLVETIILMAHNLGITAVAEGVETEEQLVWLKNCGCEQIQGFFYSRPLPADGFLNFLDRWAQSGLGAH; encoded by the coding sequence TTGAGCAGTAAGACGACAGATTCGCAGTCCAAGGGAATGTTGTCCCGCTTCGTCCGCAGGTTGCTGCAGCCATTGCTCTCCCGGCAGCGCTCCGTTCGCTGGCATATCATCACCCTCTTTTCCCTGACCACTGCCCTGGTCATTCTCCTCTCTGGAGCCGCCATCTACCAGGTCGTGTACCGCACCATGCGCGACAACATGATGGAGCGGCTTGCCGCCACCACCTTGTCGGTCAAGGAGGTGATCGAGAACGCGGCTCACCTGGCCATTCGCAATCATCTGCAGACCATAGCCCGGGTCAATCTCGATACCCTCTCCTTTTTGGAGGAGCAGGTGCAAGCGGGCACAATATCCAGAGAGTCGGCCATGAATCAGGCTGCGCGCCTCTTTCTCCATCAGCGAATCGGGGATCAGGGCTATGTCTATGTGATCAACAGCCGCGGGGTTCTGCAGGTGCACCCGGTGAACGGGATGGTGGGTAAGGATTTCTCCCGTGAATCTTTTGTTCATCAGCAGATGGTGCGGAAACACGGTCTGCTTGACTACGTGTGGAAGAATCCGGGGGAGCCCAAGGCCCGGGCCAAAACCCTGGCCATGGCCTATTTCGCCCCCTGGGATTGGATCGTTTCGGTGACGAGTTACCGCCATGAGTTCAACTTTCTTGCCCGCGATCTGCGCAACGGACTCAAGGCGCATCACTTCGGGAAAACCGGCTATGCCTTTATCCTGAGCGGTTCCGGTGAGGTCATCCTCCATCCCTGGTTGGTGGGCAATGTCCACACCGCCGGTATTCAGGCTATGGAAACGCTCTTCGAGAGAATGTTGCACCTCAAGAACGGACAGTTCGACTATCTGTGGCAAGACGGAGGAGCCAAAGCCAAACAGAGGAAGATCGTCTTTTTTCATTATATCCCCGAACTCGACTGGATCGTGGCATCCACGGTCTATGAACAGGAGATGTTGCAGCCCCTGGTCAAGCTCGGCTGGATCATCGGTACCATTATGGTCTGTGCGCTGCTGGTGGTCATTCCCCTTGGATTTTCCCTGGGGAACAGGATCACCCGGCCACTGGCCCGTTTGGCCGGGCAGATGAGGCAGGCGGTCGGAGGTGATCTCGAGGTCGTGGCGGAAGAGGACGGGCTTGGGGAAATCGGTCAGCTCGGGCGTCATTTCAATCGCTATGTCGACAGGTTGCGCTCTTCGAATCGAAAGATCCTGGCGGAAATTAACGATCGGCGAGCCGCCCAGCAGCAGCTGCTCATTTACCGCAATGCGGTGGAACAGGCCCTGGAAGGCATTGTCATCACCGATCTGCAGGCCAATATCCTGGCGGTGAACAAGGCCTTCAGCGAGATCACCCGCTATGATGCGGACGAGGCTTGCGGTCAGCATGTACGTCTGCTCTGTTCCGGTCGGCATGATCGCTCCTTTTACCAACAGCTCTGGCATGAGTTGCTGCAAACCGGCCGCTGGAGCGGTGAGGTCTGGAATCGGCGCAAGAACGGCGAGATCTACCCCCAGATCCTCAGTATCAGTGCCATCCGCGATCCGCATCAGATGGTGACCCATTATGTGGGGCTGTTTCACGATATTACCGAGATCAAACGTCAAGAAGAGCACATCATTCACCAGGCCTATCACGACAGCCTTACCGGACTGCCCAACCGGCGCCTGGCCATGGACCGGATTGAGGTGTCGATCGCCCATGTCCGCCGCGGCGGCACCAAGCTGGCCGTGCTGAGTCTTGATCTCGATAATTTCAAGAATATCAACGATAGCCTGGGTCATGCCAGTGGGGATACCCTGCTGCTGCAGGTCACCAACCGGTTGGTTTCCCAGGTCCGCGAGGAAGACACCGTGGCCCGGCTTGGGGGCGACGAATTTTTGCTGCTGGTGGCCGCCATCAGTTCTGAAGAACTGGTCATTTCCCTGATCCAACGGTTGCTCAAGTGTCTTGCTGCCCCGTTCCAGGTCGACAACCAGGAACTCTTTGTCAGCGCCAGTATCGGTGTGGCCTTTTTCCCCCGGGACGGCGCCAATGCGGAGACTTTGATCAAGCATGCCGATATTGCCATGTATCAGGCCAAGAACCAGGGGAAAAACAGCCACTGCCTGTTCACCCCCGACCTCAGCGAACGGATCAGTTATCTGCGCCAACTGGACAGCAAGCTGCGCCAGGCCGTGGCCAACCGCGAGTTGACCGTCTTCTTTCAGCCCAAGATCGACCCCTATGCCGGTCAAGTGGTTGGCGCCGAGGCACTGGTGCGCTGGCCACAGGAGGACGGCAGCCTGGTGAATCCCGCGGAATTCATTCCCCTGGCCGAGGAGACCGGGCTGATCGTCGCCATCGGCCAACAGGTTCTTGAGCAGGCCTGCATGCTGTTAGCCGCCATCAACCACCAAAGTAGGCAACCACTCAGTGTTTCGGTCAACCTGTCGCCGCTGCAGTTCATGCAAAGCGATCTGGTGGAGCAGATCCTGTCGATCCTGGACAGATATAAGGTCCCTCCCGGGCAGCTTGAGCTGGAGATCACGGAAACGGCGATGATGAGTAACCTGGCCAAGACCGTGGATACCTTGAACCAGCTGGTTGCCGCCGGACTCTTCATCGCCATCGACGATTTCGGGACCGGCTACTCCTCCCTGTCCTATCTCAAGCGGTTTCCGATCGGAACGCTGAAGATCGACCGCTCTTTTGTGCGCGACATCACCCATGACCCCAACGATGCGCAACTGGTGGAGACCATCATCCTCATGGCCCACAACCTGGGGATTACGGCGGTGGCCGAGGGCGTGGAGACCGAGGAACAGCTGGTATGGCTGAAGAACTGCGGTTGTGAGCAGATACAGGGCTTTTTCTACAGCAGACCGCTGCCGGCGGATGGATTTCTCAACTTTCTCGATCGATGGGCCCAGAGCGGCCTCGGCGCCCACTGA
- a CDS encoding Os1348 family NHLP clan protein, with product MSQRAVEYCLGRLLTDEQFRSQAADSLPKACSCLGLELTANELQLLAEISFSSLAELTDSLHPGLLRTGSSLEQ from the coding sequence ATGTCACAGCGAGCCGTGGAATATTGTTTAGGGCGTCTGCTCACCGATGAACAGTTTCGTTCCCAGGCTGCGGATTCGCTGCCCAAGGCCTGCAGCTGTCTCGGCCTTGAATTGACAGCCAATGAGCTGCAGTTGCTTGCCGAGATCAGCTTCTCCTCACTGGCAGAGCTCACCGATTCTCTCCATCCCGGACTTCTCCGCACCGGATCCAGTCTTGAGCAGTAA
- a CDS encoding sigma-54 dependent transcriptional regulator, translating to MKPARILIVDDKTSFRFLVKSYLVDAGYEAICADNGASALEVLEQSGVDLILSDLVMPEMDGVSLLKRVNDRFPQIPFVVITAHGSVESAVTAMKQGADDYLIKPIIREELLLTVSRSLEGARLRQRCDLMEGLLNQRFSFENIKSVSPIMGMVLNAARQVATFPETTVSIQGESGSGKEVLARAIHAASGCSPTSFVPVNCAAIPENLLESELFGHVKGAFTGAEASREGKCARARGGTLFLDEIGDMPQSLQAKLLRVLEEKVYEQLGSDVHHKANFRVIVATHRDLQKLSREGQFRADLFYRLNVFPLHIPPLRERKEDIPALAEHFLATFRQHQGKSLPGLSRAALDMLLSYDWPGNVRELRNLLEYATIITNGELIQPHHLRLQHGGAGDGSSQRSDISLRFEFTAEEFSLDAVLARLRDWSLTQSGNNKSAAARLLKTTRKFFY from the coding sequence ATGAAACCAGCCAGAATTCTCATCGTCGACGATAAGACAAGTTTTCGTTTTCTTGTGAAGAGCTACCTGGTCGATGCCGGCTATGAGGCTATCTGTGCCGACAACGGCGCCTCTGCCCTCGAGGTGTTGGAACAAAGCGGTGTGGATCTGATCCTTTCCGACCTGGTGATGCCGGAAATGGATGGGGTGAGCCTGCTCAAGAGAGTCAATGACCGCTTTCCGCAGATACCCTTTGTCGTCATTACGGCCCACGGTAGCGTCGAGTCGGCTGTAACGGCTATGAAGCAGGGCGCCGATGATTACCTGATCAAACCGATCATCCGCGAAGAACTCCTCCTCACCGTATCCCGCAGCCTCGAGGGCGCACGTCTGCGCCAACGGTGCGATCTGATGGAGGGACTGCTCAATCAGCGGTTCAGCTTTGAAAACATTAAATCCGTCTCTCCGATCATGGGCATGGTGCTGAACGCCGCCCGTCAGGTGGCCACCTTCCCCGAAACCACTGTCTCGATCCAAGGGGAGAGCGGTTCCGGCAAGGAGGTTCTGGCCAGAGCCATCCATGCGGCTTCGGGATGCTCGCCGACCTCCTTTGTTCCGGTCAACTGTGCGGCCATTCCGGAAAACTTGCTTGAGAGCGAGCTTTTCGGTCACGTCAAAGGGGCCTTTACCGGCGCTGAAGCTTCGCGTGAGGGAAAATGCGCTCGAGCCCGCGGCGGGACCCTCTTTCTCGATGAAATCGGCGATATGCCCCAGAGCCTGCAGGCAAAGCTGTTGCGCGTGCTTGAGGAAAAGGTCTACGAGCAGCTCGGTTCCGATGTGCACCACAAAGCCAATTTTCGCGTCATTGTCGCCACCCATCGTGATTTGCAGAAGTTGTCCCGTGAGGGACAGTTTCGGGCCGACCTCTTCTATCGGCTCAATGTGTTTCCGCTGCACATACCGCCGCTGCGCGAACGTAAGGAGGATATTCCCGCCCTGGCCGAGCATTTTTTGGCCACCTTTCGCCAGCATCAGGGGAAATCCCTTCCCGGGCTTTCACGTGCGGCCCTGGATATGCTCCTGAGCTACGATTGGCCGGGGAATGTGCGCGAACTGCGCAACCTGCTTGAATACGCCACCATCATCACCAACGGCGAGTTGATCCAACCCCACCACCTCAGGCTGCAACACGGGGGGGCTGGAGATGGATCATCTCAACGTTCCGATATTTCGCTTCGTTTTGAATTCACTGCCGAGGAGTTTTCCCTCGATGCCGTTCTTGCCCGCCTCAGGGATTGGTCCCTTACGCAGAGTGGCAACAACAAATCCGCTGCCGCCCGTCTGTTGAAGACGACCCGCAAATTCTTTTATTAG
- a CDS encoding PAS domain S-box protein has product MTTDSIPSTYRHPGCPQGENAYRCSFLPQDVRTFSVLLALGLVINLLLICSDYFFAESLLLFERLLSLRLVFSLVSLVTLAAIQRIQNPRLFDRWALGWASLAVVFVLLINSSRPADDSEHIALDLCTVLVLYVIQPGPLFWRVLPPIVFSLGNMLLLLQGTSSQGEIGFVVALCAYLAANAMSWLISSNGYRYRQSSFVAQRALEKLYQDSEERRRAVELSEKTWEKIIDTSPNMLLVLDRDHRITRVNRALATWFGITKDAALGKRCCELLCGLSTPPTTCAYQAICTSKQQRSVETFFPGLGAYVRLWAAPLVDQPTENSATVLLLRDITEWKRTEQALKSAREQYRSLVENCHGIIYTITPEGYLTYVSPSFTVLLGFACEHIVGKHYSEIVHPEDIPRCQAFQKELLRSQQGRQGLEFRILHQDGSVRWHLSNFIPRLNDQGRVDSFVGNAMDITGQKLHQAALKAAREAAEEASQAKSDFLALVSHEIRTPLNAIVGFSGLARRTSDQAQVRNYVDILDQSAHLLLDLVNDILDMSKVEAGQLTIDAIPFNLPEVLESLQWQFGAIAERTPGVALQFQLDPHLPTWVIGDPTRLRQVLSNLLSNALKFTAAGSVRLQVLAQDVQDGEETCYLSLSVIDTGIGIDPDRHHLLFQPFEQIEPGISRQYGGTGLGLAIVRRLVELMKGEIEVESQPGKGSRFTVQLCLSPCAPVPYPQIGSASENPLGILVVEDNGFNRLLLEETLAQWGHRVQSVDNVVDGLRWMKETHFDCIILDLWMPGLDGLELALRLRKLEHEAQKDATPIIAYTADSSEDTRQRALEAGIEDVLCKPLDPWQLSLLLSKHCRALPSKKVEQKRRDNDPEDLAVLNSFGLSERVLADMGHDPTRIATYAHLLWNDIETELNQLDQALLLDDRHLIVEASHSLKGLCGYFEDGRAVEVALQLHKGAGDLSLLELNEMVRQLQSLVVRPQAPSGNTP; this is encoded by the coding sequence ATGACCACAGACAGCATCCCCTCCACATATCGGCATCCAGGTTGCCCGCAAGGCGAAAATGCCTACCGCTGCTCGTTTTTACCCCAGGACGTGCGCACCTTTTCGGTACTTCTTGCTCTTGGCCTGGTGATCAATCTTCTCCTGATTTGTTCCGACTATTTTTTTGCAGAAAGCCTGCTTCTTTTCGAGAGGCTGTTGAGCCTGCGCCTGGTTTTTTCCCTGGTCTCTCTTGTCACGCTGGCAGCCATTCAGCGAATACAAAATCCCCGGTTGTTTGACCGCTGGGCCTTGGGGTGGGCCAGTCTCGCTGTGGTTTTCGTTCTGCTGATCAACAGTTCCCGCCCTGCCGACGACTCCGAGCATATCGCCCTTGATCTGTGCACCGTGCTGGTGCTGTACGTCATTCAGCCGGGGCCTTTGTTCTGGAGGGTATTGCCGCCGATCGTCTTCAGCCTGGGCAACATGCTCTTGCTGCTGCAGGGAACATCTTCGCAAGGGGAGATCGGGTTCGTCGTGGCGCTGTGCGCCTATCTTGCGGCCAATGCCATGAGTTGGCTGATTTCCTCCAACGGGTACCGCTATCGCCAATCCTCCTTTGTGGCCCAGCGTGCCCTGGAAAAGCTCTATCAGGATTCGGAAGAACGACGCCGTGCGGTAGAGCTCTCGGAAAAAACCTGGGAAAAGATCATCGACACCTCCCCCAACATGCTGCTGGTCCTTGATCGGGATCATCGCATTACTCGGGTCAACAGGGCGCTGGCCACTTGGTTCGGCATCACCAAGGATGCCGCGCTTGGAAAGAGATGCTGCGAGTTGCTGTGCGGACTTTCGACCCCTCCGACAACTTGTGCCTATCAGGCGATCTGTACTTCAAAACAACAACGCAGTGTTGAAACCTTTTTTCCAGGTCTTGGTGCCTACGTCCGTCTCTGGGCAGCTCCGCTGGTTGACCAGCCCACGGAAAATTCGGCGACCGTCCTGCTGCTTCGCGATATAACGGAATGGAAGCGAACCGAACAGGCTCTGAAAAGTGCCCGAGAACAGTACCGTTCCCTGGTGGAAAACTGTCATGGCATCATTTACACCATCACCCCTGAAGGCTATCTGACCTACGTCTCGCCGAGTTTTACCGTTTTGCTTGGTTTTGCGTGCGAGCACATCGTCGGCAAACATTACAGCGAGATCGTCCATCCGGAAGATATCCCGCGTTGTCAGGCCTTTCAAAAGGAGTTGCTGCGAAGTCAGCAGGGGCGACAGGGCTTAGAATTCCGTATCTTGCACCAAGACGGCTCGGTGCGCTGGCATCTGTCCAATTTTATTCCCCGTTTAAACGATCAGGGGCGGGTGGACTCCTTTGTCGGCAATGCCATGGACATCACCGGGCAAAAACTGCACCAGGCCGCGCTGAAGGCGGCTCGCGAGGCAGCGGAGGAAGCCAGCCAGGCAAAATCCGATTTTCTTGCTCTGGTCAGTCACGAAATCAGAACCCCGTTGAATGCGATCGTCGGTTTCAGCGGCCTGGCCCGCCGGACCAGTGATCAGGCACAGGTGCGCAACTACGTCGATATCCTCGATCAATCCGCCCATCTGCTCTTGGACCTGGTCAACGATATCCTCGACATGTCCAAGGTGGAGGCGGGGCAGCTGACCATCGATGCCATCCCGTTCAACCTGCCGGAGGTCCTGGAGTCGCTGCAGTGGCAGTTTGGCGCCATTGCCGAGAGAACCCCTGGGGTTGCGCTGCAGTTTCAACTCGATCCGCATCTGCCCACCTGGGTTATCGGCGATCCGACCCGACTGCGGCAGGTACTTTCCAATCTGCTCAGCAATGCCTTGAAATTCACCGCAGCCGGCAGTGTCCGCCTTCAAGTCCTGGCCCAGGATGTGCAGGATGGGGAGGAAACCTGCTATTTGTCCTTGAGCGTTATAGACACCGGCATCGGTATCGATCCCGACCGGCATCATCTGCTCTTTCAACCCTTTGAGCAGATAGAACCCGGTATCAGCCGTCAGTACGGAGGGACCGGTCTTGGCCTGGCCATCGTCCGCCGACTGGTCGAGTTGATGAAGGGGGAGATAGAGGTTGAAAGCCAGCCCGGCAAGGGCAGCCGTTTTACCGTACAACTGTGCCTCAGCCCCTGTGCGCCGGTGCCGTATCCACAGATCGGTTCGGCATCCGAGAACCCTCTTGGCATCCTGGTTGTCGAGGATAACGGCTTCAATCGTCTGCTCCTTGAGGAGACTTTGGCGCAGTGGGGGCACCGGGTGCAGTCAGTGGACAATGTCGTTGATGGGTTGCGCTGGATGAAGGAAACACATTTTGACTGTATAATCCTCGATCTTTGGATGCCTGGGTTGGATGGTCTGGAGTTGGCCTTACGTCTGCGGAAATTGGAGCATGAAGCGCAAAAGGACGCCACACCGATTATCGCCTATACCGCCGATAGCAGCGAAGATACCCGCCAGAGGGCTCTGGAGGCGGGGATAGAGGATGTCCTCTGCAAGCCGCTTGATCCATGGCAACTTTCCCTGCTGCTGAGCAAGCATTGCCGGGCTCTGCCCTCGAAAAAGGTGGAGCAAAAAAGGAGGGACAACGACCCGGAAGACCTGGCCGTTCTCAACTCCTTTGGCCTCAGCGAACGGGTTCTGGCCGATATGGGCCATGATCCGACGCGCATCGCCACCTATGCGCATCTACTGTGGAATGATATTGAAACCGAATTGAACCAGCTTGATCAGGCCCTGCTGCTTGATGATCGACACCTCATTGTCGAGGCCTCACACAGCCTCAAAGGTCTCTGCGGCTACTTCGAGGACGGACGGGCCGTTGAGGTGGCCCTCCAGCTGCACAAGGGTGCAGGCGATCTTTCCCTGTTGGAACTGAACGAGATGGTGCGGCAACTGCAATCGCTTGTTGTCCGTCCTCAGGCTCCGAGTGGAAACACACCATGA
- a CDS encoding EAL domain-containing protein, with protein sequence MQPQVPQTTHSDDHRNSNNQPAPCEQEFAEHQRYRSLFNNALEGIFFTTPDGRYLDVNPTLARIYGFSTPKELINHFKDIKHQLYVKPERRDEFITTLQRDSQVIGFESQVRKRSGEIIWITENARAVLDDSGDISYYEGTVMDITARKQAQLELEIQRVFFSQLFDNSPQAIIIIDTERNVVNCNHGFEQLFGYRAVDIIGFGMRALIVPEDLMLECENVRNAILNGETVQCETQRRHRNGTLIPVDMIGFPLRVGSENNGIIYIYQNISERKAFEQQITHQAFHDSLTGLPNRTLFGERLQRALERSRRRPELYYAVLMIDLNKFKAVNDSLGHPAGDQLLIAVSKRLSVCVRSVDTVARLGGDEFAIILEEFTALNELLKVARRMHSILCEPLSIYGSDITPGASIGIVSKIAEYPSAEEVLRNADIAMYRAKQQGKGIVLFDKRMHLELVESINLEAELREVLAKNGLNLHYQPIVSVEDESLQGFEALVRWNHALRGMVPPDRFIPLAEETGLIVELGKWVIGEACRRLKTWQDTFAHARELTMSVNVSCRQFDKPGLVEHVTEVLAQTELNPACLKIEVTESVIMNNVGRAINELNRLRALGVQIAIDDFGTGYSSLAYLRHIPIDHLKIDRSFISGFAEDSKENDEIIRSIISLARTLGLGVIAEGVETRDQFERLRLLHCDRAQGFMFSRPVDQVKAMELIRRHDKDMTDRHT encoded by the coding sequence ATGCAGCCTCAGGTCCCGCAAACAACCCACTCTGATGATCATCGGAACAGCAACAACCAGCCCGCGCCTTGTGAACAGGAGTTTGCCGAGCATCAGCGGTACCGCAGCCTGTTCAACAATGCCCTGGAAGGTATCTTCTTCACCACGCCCGACGGCCGCTACCTCGACGTCAATCCCACCCTGGCCAGGATTTACGGTTTTTCCACCCCTAAAGAGCTGATCAACCATTTCAAGGACATCAAGCATCAACTCTACGTCAAGCCGGAACGGCGCGACGAGTTCATCACCACCCTGCAGCGGGACAGCCAGGTGATCGGCTTTGAATCCCAGGTCCGCAAACGAAGTGGGGAGATCATCTGGATCACGGAGAATGCGCGCGCGGTTTTGGACGATTCCGGAGATATCAGCTATTACGAGGGCACGGTGATGGACATCACCGCCCGCAAGCAGGCGCAACTGGAGCTGGAAATCCAGCGGGTGTTCTTCTCCCAGCTCTTTGACAACTCTCCCCAGGCAATCATCATCATCGATACCGAGCGCAACGTGGTTAACTGCAACCACGGGTTTGAGCAGCTCTTCGGTTACCGGGCTGTCGACATCATCGGGTTCGGCATGCGGGCCCTGATCGTTCCCGAGGATCTGATGCTGGAATGTGAAAACGTCCGCAACGCAATACTCAACGGCGAAACCGTCCAGTGCGAAACCCAACGCCGGCACCGCAACGGTACGCTCATTCCGGTGGACATGATCGGCTTTCCCCTGCGAGTGGGGAGCGAGAACAACGGCATCATCTACATCTACCAGAATATCTCTGAGCGCAAGGCCTTTGAGCAGCAGATCACCCACCAGGCCTTTCACGACAGCCTGACCGGGCTGCCCAACCGTACCCTGTTCGGCGAACGGTTGCAGCGCGCCCTGGAACGATCCCGCAGACGCCCGGAACTCTACTACGCGGTGCTGATGATCGATCTCAACAAATTCAAGGCGGTCAACGACAGCCTGGGACATCCGGCCGGGGACCAGCTGTTGATCGCGGTGAGCAAACGACTCTCGGTCTGCGTCCGTTCGGTGGATACGGTGGCCCGCCTGGGCGGCGATGAATTTGCCATCATCCTCGAGGAATTCACGGCCCTCAATGAACTGCTCAAGGTGGCAAGACGAATGCACTCCATCCTCTGCGAACCCCTTTCCATCTACGGCAGCGACATCACTCCCGGCGCCTCCATCGGCATTGTCTCCAAGATTGCCGAGTACCCCTCGGCTGAAGAGGTGCTCCGTAATGCCGACATCGCCATGTACCGGGCCAAGCAACAGGGAAAGGGGATTGTCCTGTTCGACAAGCGGATGCACCTGGAACTGGTCGAATCGATCAACCTCGAGGCGGAATTACGTGAGGTACTGGCCAAAAACGGCCTGAACCTGCATTATCAGCCCATCGTCTCGGTGGAGGACGAAAGCCTGCAGGGATTCGAAGCCCTGGTTCGCTGGAATCATGCCCTGCGGGGCATGGTTCCGCCGGATAGGTTCATTCCCCTGGCCGAGGAGACCGGCCTGATCGTAGAGTTGGGGAAATGGGTCATCGGCGAGGCCTGCCGCAGGCTCAAAACCTGGCAGGACACCTTTGCCCACGCCCGGGAGCTCACCATGAGCGTCAACGTCTCCTGCCGCCAGTTTGACAAACCCGGTTTGGTGGAACACGTGACCGAGGTGCTGGCTCAAACGGAACTCAACCCCGCCTGCCTGAAAATAGAGGTCACCGAATCGGTCATCATGAACAACGTCGGCCGAGCGATCAACGAACTCAACCGGCTCAGGGCCCTGGGAGTCCAGATCGCCATCGACGACTTCGGCACCGGTTACTCATCACTTGCCTACCTGCGGCACATTCCCATCGATCATCTCAAAATCGACCGCTCCTTTATCAGCGGCTTTGCAGAGGATTCCAAGGAAAACGACGAGATCATCCGTTCGATCATCTCCCTTGCCCGCACCCTCGGCCTGGGCGTGATTGCCGAAGGCGTGGAGACCCGCGATCAGTTTGAGCGGTTGCGCCTGCTCCACTGTGATCGGGCCCAGGGGTTCATGTTCTCACGCCCGGTGGACCAGGTCAAGGCAATGGAGTTGATCCGGAGGCATGACAAGGATATGACAGATCGCCATACATGA
- a CDS encoding methyl-accepting chemotaxis protein, whose translation MLGLFKSKSGVDRGLRLTAIKKELADRWDLSRRFTIPGEGEANTLIEAMNLIFSRLHSFVAELTRRNVETASVAPRVQAIAGTVRTSSESLSREVERLQQTCRILADGIGTSADSAGQALAQSARIVEEIDQTAHLTDQALQRMQAMDREVEQLSGTIEDLDNRSRSIGSIIESISEIADHTGLLSLNAFIEAARAGEHGAGFGVIAQEVRQLSHETAKAAQEVKDSLSSISELIGRTVGAVSKVQSEVHQGLSGSAEATTALGQVSREHRNFHHHLQSVITAVEEQQKAVSLFSDDLDHISTIGKQGREKSTELAKLADQVKQLTEQQLLATGIFILPQYRKAEKAVLDLAGAAEIQSPGPGTDQVLQRGLASLAYLELIYLTDNHGIQVSSNVFRNGQEFTCDTRPRGKNWSQKTWFCNVRQSGMPSISEIYRSEATDSFCLTIAVPVYRDSAWVGVLGADINFEDLLAI comes from the coding sequence ATGCTCGGACTGTTCAAATCAAAGAGTGGCGTCGATCGAGGACTCAGGCTGACCGCCATCAAAAAGGAACTGGCTGATCGCTGGGATCTCAGCAGACGATTCACCATCCCCGGCGAGGGAGAAGCCAACACGCTGATTGAGGCAATGAATCTCATCTTCAGCCGCCTGCACAGCTTCGTCGCCGAGCTCACCCGGAGAAACGTGGAGACGGCCTCTGTCGCCCCCAGGGTTCAAGCCATTGCCGGTACGGTGCGGACCTCCTCCGAATCCCTCTCCCGGGAGGTGGAACGTCTGCAGCAAACCTGCCGGATCCTCGCGGATGGCATCGGCACCTCCGCTGACAGCGCGGGCCAGGCCTTGGCCCAGTCCGCCCGCATTGTCGAGGAGATCGATCAGACCGCCCATCTCACGGATCAGGCCCTGCAACGAATGCAGGCCATGGACCGCGAAGTGGAACAACTCAGCGGCACCATCGAGGACCTGGACAACCGTTCACGCAGTATCGGCTCGATCATCGAATCGATCTCGGAAATTGCCGACCACACCGGTCTGCTCTCCCTTAACGCCTTTATCGAGGCGGCCCGGGCCGGGGAGCATGGCGCCGGCTTCGGCGTCATTGCCCAGGAAGTCCGCCAACTCAGCCATGAGACAGCCAAAGCCGCCCAGGAGGTGAAGGATTCGCTTTCCTCCATCAGCGAGCTGATAGGCCGGACCGTGGGCGCGGTTTCCAAGGTACAGAGCGAGGTGCACCAAGGGCTGAGCGGCAGTGCCGAGGCCACCACAGCCCTTGGCCAGGTGAGCCGGGAACACCGCAATTTTCACCACCATCTGCAATCGGTGATCACGGCGGTGGAGGAGCAGCAAAAGGCCGTGTCCCTGTTCAGCGACGACCTGGATCACATCTCCACCATCGGCAAGCAAGGCCGCGAGAAAAGCACCGAGCTGGCCAAGTTGGCCGACCAGGTCAAACAACTCACGGAACAGCAGTTGCTTGCCACCGGCATTTTTATCCTGCCCCAGTATCGCAAGGCGGAAAAGGCGGTGCTCGACCTGGCCGGGGCGGCGGAAATTCAAAGCCCGGGTCCAGGCACCGATCAAGTGCTGCAGCGAGGACTCGCCTCCCTGGCCTACCTGGAGCTCATCTACCTCACCGACAACCATGGAATCCAGGTCTCGAGCAATGTGTTTCGCAACGGCCAGGAATTCACCTGCGACACCAGGCCCAGGGGGAAAAACTGGAGCCAAAAGACCTGGTTTTGCAATGTGCGGCAAAGCGGCATGCCCTCCATCTCCGAGATTTACAGGTCCGAGGCCACGGATTCCTTTTGCCTGACCATCGCGGTGCCGGTCTACCGCGACTCGGCCTGGGTCGGTGTGCTGGGTGCCGACATTAATTTCGAGGACTTACTTGCCATCTGA